The Paenibacillus sophorae genome has a segment encoding these proteins:
- a CDS encoding type I polyketide synthase translates to MSSSKRKKQEINLSIIKGKSITGKYTELGNLANALAQVTGKPDRGITFVQNDNSEVFLSYLELLEGATRRLGGLQEEGFKPGQFALILLENSREFILTFWACILGGIIPVPASYPASSKVINTSLSKLQAIWEVLERPRIISDHSLVEAREEMETTLGISGMQILEASSLDLVQQAGTIMLADAHTPALIQFSSGSTNIPKGTILTHDNLLTNLEAIISSMGMTDEDRSLGWMPYHHDMGLIGFHLSTLVCGINQFNMTPMKFVKRPTMWLDMIDKHRITFTGCPNFGLRLVHGRVKEEQLKSWDLSSLRLLYNGAEPISVKTMREFIDKFAQSGLRKNAMYPVYGMAEACLAVSFPEVGEEPLVHSVNREKLVSESLIEEIAETEKRASLMADEGYPVTGMEIRIVEEESGAVVPEGTVGEIQIRGRNVTSGYINNPEATAKSFQDGWLKTGDTGFILNGRLTVSGRIKDIIFVNGQNFFAHDIEAVIEELDEIEPGKIAVCGWHDEHEGKEKVGLFSTLRLKEKDAKPLYSKLLRHINEVIGIPVDYVSSIRSIPKTTSGKVQRFMLVESFKKGEFQDKTYPAAYFSAEEKTVEPLRTPVPTAAFGTYLEKIREIWAAVLERSAETVPYDQSFLSLGGTSLKAMQILGALEDELKIELTHDLLIKCRTVLEMDEYLVNWVNTNGSPSQAQKAQPSSGQGKEGDGDIAVIAMACRFPGASSPEEFWHNLVRGESSIGEVPRHHWNIDDYYSPAPEFGKTYCRTGGFLDNPYGFDASLFGISEEEAAVMDPQQRMVMELVYELIERAGYSRQQMSGKNVGLFVGAGGNSYFEYHLNTLNRMNLQSFDSFSMLSTEQQEQIMEEWKRKLGFTEAHPNILVDNIINMIPARTSQEFNFKGPSMAVDTACSSSLVTLHLAADSIRRGECESAIAGGISLLLTPTSYQYFSSAGALSTSGRISVFDADADGFVPGEGGGLVMLKPLEQALKDGDPVLAVLRASGINNDGHSIGVMAPNPDGQRELIESLYVRHELSPGDIQYVEAHGTGTKIGDPSEVRALDNAFKRWGLPKQSIAIGSVKSNIGHLLGAAGIASFIKIVMALRNKTMPPQMNVSTPNPMLKFEKTPFYLLSEAKEWQVSEGAARRAAINSFGFGGTNSHMVVEEAPQSGPSSSESHPERPKHVIGLSAHTHAALEHKMADLAAFLEQQGEYSLGDICYTENVTRTALQHRFYAVTDSAQDLTKKLRTSEPESARALISPKIALMFTGQGSQYAGMGRALYDQLPAFRKHVDECSDAFYPHLGVKLTDLIYGEDADGNSLAQTNITQPAVFTMDYSFGRLLLDLGIQPAYLLGHSIGEWAAACLAGIVSLADAARLVSARGRLMSELPAAGAMAAVFTSGAALEALLQPFAESLWIAGYNVTHQVVSGTVEALEEFLSVLQQQGIGAKKLNVSQAFHTPLMKPMLEAFKKELEITEFHAPLIPVISNVTAEVIEGPLTAEYWMQHILDAVKFEQSITYALNQDVSILVECGPDAILAGMAGGLRHPGKPQVLHTLSRKKDNWDTWLGMLGQLYSLGAKINWTAMEQGNPYHKVALPAYPFERKTFKPDFGESSGHSHAAYGRSLLHEWVWKPETLADDYRLPEGAVLVWNVSPDIGRELERLLDPERNPVYYLSFGDKLHYDGERSFTVRVDEAEDYSALLQQVPGTLAAVVHLSNYSQDKHPASALLNDSSVLNESFYSLFHLSQAIVRHELSNVQLVMVTNKAFMLEEDQGAGNPVQAAAVTLGQVIDLENEGIRVSVIDMDGDEYPLDRDFAAALSNAMKQQADTESIAAIRGGVRYVRALEKMSAQADRESIELHDGETYLITGGTGLVGSRIAAALARQARINVVLTGRRQLPPDHELIQGLEELGAKVMYAAVDVTDQAQMEDLLGKIHAVYGSLHGVIHAAGQLEYAPHKLLTRSLSDIDKMLAPKLNGTVITDLVTRHEPLRFFVTLSSVSASRKAWASGLGDYAAANAFLNGYSYYRANDNAPGRSLSINYSLWKDTGAGTEFGDLVQLTLRAQGLKPLAHEEAAAAFLRALASNGPDIIHILDLLKAEEKKPFTAPKTERTSVAAGPRRQASVYRSAREIREIVYQAIAEQLQISVRSLEVGMNFMELGLDSVGATKVIAELGSRLNTELYPTLIFEYQTPEALSAHIEEILTMDPAEVTVQEGASEAKESWKEEELQDIAIIGMGLRIPGANNQEEYWELLSTGRSAIREVAAGRWSNDEHVNTDGNMLHTTYSSLGGFIDAPYDFDPLFFGMSPKEAEAADPQQRIFLQIAWEALQQGGYGGKYRTRKIGVFVGCEQNTYMEHFANYRSYMLIKNRLADSPAFSRMHPDDRREILAGISGVLEPARLVPDAVAGNGLNEVAARVSHCLNLTGPSLIVNSACSSSLVAIHMACESLRTGQSEMAIAGGVNLNLSPTPFVSLSRVTALSPTGVCYPFDKRANGMVLGEGAGAVLLKPLKAALRDGDHIHAVIKGSAINNDGRSQGITAPRPQGQAEVIREAFLRTGIHPETISYIETHGTATPLGDPIEIEGMTQAFNTFTAKKQFCGIGSVKSSVGHMLSAAGVTSLIKVVLALKNETLPHTVNYEQPNPNIDFEHSPFYVVDKHPRPWKAEGTAPLRASVNAFGFGGTNAHVILEQAPPVPVSVPASSDNGPHLLLLTGRNEQGIRQVAGELRAHLAEQTDLSAASVCHTMNLSQKELSFKAAAVIKSKEHLASILSAVENGETFTEISRGRSNPNRSTPVHLMLDGKKTVSGIELEALSARFPGFGSAYRKAKQESGDGGEGIERFAVQYAVGSLLIDLGIRPAGILAEGTGILAALVLTGQLSLRQAALFIRDGKEQPSETPSGGEELVKCPVITPSGAINRHLTGGLWPFVTEAFGRKLEEKDYKEALSAGDVLLYPGSHFINLPISNSNEVQAVNLSMDVDAVENMLRGMAKLYVLGVPFDPAGLFSSHERKILLPTYPFANETYKVSFEEEVEAFKTVIAPHKEPAVKAGLKKIEV, encoded by the coding sequence GTGAGCAGCTCTAAAAGGAAGAAGCAAGAAATCAACCTTTCTATCATTAAAGGAAAGTCCATAACCGGCAAATATACCGAACTCGGCAATCTGGCCAATGCGCTGGCTCAAGTGACAGGCAAACCGGACAGAGGGATTACATTTGTGCAAAATGATAATTCGGAAGTCTTTCTTTCCTATTTGGAGCTCCTTGAAGGGGCAACCCGCCGTCTGGGCGGCTTGCAGGAAGAAGGCTTTAAGCCGGGCCAGTTTGCGTTGATTTTGCTTGAGAACAGCAGGGAGTTCATTCTTACCTTCTGGGCATGTATCCTGGGGGGGATCATCCCTGTTCCGGCTTCCTATCCGGCCTCTTCCAAGGTGATCAATACCTCGCTTAGCAAGCTGCAGGCGATTTGGGAAGTGCTGGAGCGTCCGCGGATCATCTCGGATCACAGTTTGGTAGAGGCGCGTGAAGAAATGGAAACCACGCTCGGCATCAGCGGCATGCAGATTCTCGAGGCCTCCAGTCTGGATTTGGTTCAACAAGCTGGAACTATTATGTTGGCCGATGCTCATACCCCCGCACTTATCCAATTCAGCTCAGGAAGCACCAATATACCGAAGGGGACCATTCTGACCCATGACAACCTGTTGACAAATTTAGAAGCCATTATATCCAGCATGGGGATGACGGATGAAGACCGTTCCCTCGGCTGGATGCCGTACCACCACGATATGGGGCTGATCGGCTTCCACCTCTCCACTTTGGTTTGCGGAATTAACCAGTTCAATATGACGCCCATGAAATTCGTTAAAAGGCCAACCATGTGGCTCGATATGATTGACAAGCACCGGATCACCTTTACCGGATGCCCCAATTTCGGACTTAGACTGGTTCACGGCAGAGTGAAGGAGGAGCAGCTAAAGTCTTGGGATTTAAGCTCTCTGCGCCTGCTCTATAATGGCGCCGAGCCCATATCGGTCAAGACGATGCGGGAATTCATAGACAAATTCGCGCAAAGCGGGCTGCGCAAAAATGCGATGTATCCGGTATACGGAATGGCGGAAGCCTGCCTGGCGGTAAGTTTCCCCGAAGTCGGCGAAGAGCCGCTAGTCCATTCCGTCAACCGTGAGAAGCTGGTAAGTGAATCGTTGATTGAAGAAATCGCCGAAACCGAAAAGCGGGCCTCTTTAATGGCTGATGAAGGTTACCCTGTAACTGGCATGGAAATCAGGATTGTGGAGGAAGAATCCGGCGCTGTCGTTCCCGAAGGGACGGTGGGCGAAATTCAGATTCGCGGGCGGAATGTCACTTCCGGATATATCAACAACCCGGAGGCTACGGCCAAGTCATTTCAAGACGGTTGGCTCAAGACCGGAGATACCGGCTTTATTTTGAACGGACGATTAACGGTCAGCGGAAGAATCAAGGACATTATTTTCGTCAATGGCCAGAACTTTTTCGCCCATGATATTGAAGCGGTGATCGAAGAGCTGGATGAGATCGAACCCGGAAAAATCGCCGTCTGCGGCTGGCATGATGAACATGAGGGAAAAGAAAAGGTCGGGCTGTTCTCGACGCTGCGCCTGAAGGAGAAGGACGCGAAGCCGCTCTATTCCAAACTTTTGCGCCATATCAACGAGGTTATCGGCATTCCCGTCGACTATGTATCGTCCATACGTTCTATACCCAAGACCACAAGCGGCAAAGTGCAGCGGTTCATGCTTGTGGAATCCTTCAAAAAGGGTGAATTTCAGGATAAAACCTATCCTGCCGCTTATTTCTCGGCTGAAGAGAAAACGGTAGAGCCCCTGCGAACGCCGGTTCCCACAGCCGCTTTCGGGACGTATCTGGAGAAGATTAGAGAGATATGGGCCGCCGTTCTGGAAAGATCGGCTGAAACTGTACCTTACGATCAATCCTTCTTGTCTTTAGGCGGTACCTCGCTTAAGGCGATGCAAATTCTAGGGGCCCTTGAGGATGAGCTTAAGATTGAGCTGACCCACGATCTGCTGATCAAGTGCCGCACCGTCCTTGAGATGGATGAGTACCTTGTAAACTGGGTTAATACCAATGGCAGCCCATCCCAAGCACAGAAGGCACAGCCTTCTTCAGGGCAGGGGAAGGAGGGTGATGGGGATATTGCCGTGATTGCCATGGCCTGCCGATTCCCGGGGGCTTCAAGTCCGGAAGAATTCTGGCATAACCTGGTGCGGGGAGAGAGTTCCATCGGCGAAGTACCGCGGCATCACTGGAACATTGATGATTATTACAGTCCTGCCCCTGAATTCGGCAAGACCTATTGCCGTACCGGAGGTTTCCTTGACAATCCCTATGGCTTCGACGCCAGCCTGTTTGGCATCTCTGAAGAAGAAGCGGCAGTAATGGACCCGCAGCAGCGAATGGTGATGGAGCTTGTATATGAGCTGATTGAACGGGCAGGGTATTCCCGGCAGCAGATGAGCGGGAAGAACGTCGGATTATTTGTCGGCGCTGGAGGAAACTCTTACTTCGAATATCATCTGAATACGTTGAATCGAATGAACCTGCAGAGCTTTGACAGCTTCTCCATGCTCAGTACCGAGCAGCAGGAGCAAATCATGGAAGAATGGAAGCGGAAGCTGGGATTCACAGAAGCGCATCCCAACATTCTGGTTGATAATATCATCAACATGATTCCGGCCCGAACCTCCCAGGAATTCAACTTCAAAGGTCCGAGCATGGCTGTGGATACCGCTTGCTCCTCGTCGCTGGTAACGCTGCATCTGGCCGCCGATTCCATCCGCAGAGGGGAATGTGAATCCGCTATTGCCGGGGGGATCAGTCTCTTACTGACGCCTACCTCTTATCAATACTTCAGCAGCGCGGGCGCTTTATCCACCAGCGGACGCATCAGCGTCTTTGATGCCGATGCGGACGGTTTTGTGCCGGGTGAAGGGGGCGGGCTGGTAATGCTTAAGCCCCTTGAACAAGCGCTCAAGGACGGCGATCCGGTGCTGGCGGTGCTGAGAGCCAGCGGAATCAATAATGACGGGCACTCGATCGGCGTGATGGCACCGAACCCTGATGGGCAAAGGGAATTAATCGAATCCCTCTACGTCCGGCATGAGCTCAGTCCCGGGGATATTCAGTATGTGGAAGCTCACGGAACGGGCACGAAAATCGGTGATCCCAGTGAAGTTAGAGCGCTCGACAATGCCTTCAAGCGTTGGGGGCTGCCGAAGCAATCGATTGCCATTGGCTCGGTAAAGTCCAATATCGGTCATCTTCTGGGCGCGGCCGGTATCGCCAGCTTTATCAAAATCGTCATGGCGCTGCGCAACAAGACCATGCCTCCGCAGATGAATGTGTCCACTCCGAATCCGATGCTGAAATTCGAGAAGACGCCGTTCTACCTGCTCTCTGAAGCCAAAGAATGGCAGGTAAGCGAAGGTGCAGCCAGACGGGCGGCGATCAATTCGTTCGGATTTGGCGGAACCAACAGCCATATGGTTGTCGAGGAAGCGCCGCAGAGCGGTCCGTCAAGCAGCGAGTCCCATCCGGAACGGCCGAAGCATGTCATTGGGCTGTCCGCTCATACCCATGCTGCACTAGAGCATAAAATGGCTGATCTGGCAGCATTCCTTGAACAGCAAGGGGAGTACTCGCTCGGAGACATTTGCTATACGGAAAATGTTACGCGTACCGCGCTGCAGCACCGCTTCTATGCCGTAACGGACTCGGCCCAGGATCTTACCAAGAAACTGAGAACCAGCGAGCCGGAATCGGCACGCGCTTTAATCTCGCCCAAAATTGCCCTGATGTTTACTGGACAAGGGTCGCAGTATGCGGGTATGGGCCGAGCTTTGTACGATCAGCTTCCCGCCTTCCGGAAACATGTGGATGAATGCTCTGACGCGTTTTATCCGCATCTGGGCGTGAAGCTGACAGACCTGATTTATGGCGAGGATGCCGATGGCAACTCTCTTGCCCAGACCAACATCACTCAGCCGGCAGTCTTTACAATGGACTATTCATTTGGCAGGCTGCTGCTGGATTTGGGCATACAGCCCGCTTACTTGCTCGGACATAGTATCGGGGAATGGGCAGCCGCTTGCCTGGCGGGGATTGTAAGTCTTGCAGATGCGGCAAGGCTAGTATCCGCCAGAGGCAGATTAATGAGCGAACTGCCGGCAGCAGGAGCGATGGCCGCTGTATTTACTTCCGGCGCAGCGCTTGAAGCCTTGCTGCAACCATTCGCAGAGTCCTTGTGGATTGCCGGTTACAATGTCACACATCAAGTTGTATCGGGAACAGTGGAGGCGCTCGAAGAATTTTTATCCGTGCTGCAGCAGCAGGGAATCGGGGCGAAAAAGCTGAACGTTTCCCAGGCCTTCCACACTCCGCTGATGAAGCCGATGCTGGAGGCGTTCAAGAAGGAACTGGAGATAACGGAATTCCACGCTCCGCTGATTCCGGTCATTTCCAATGTGACCGCCGAAGTGATCGAAGGGCCGCTTACTGCGGAGTATTGGATGCAGCATATTCTGGATGCCGTCAAATTTGAGCAAAGCATCACTTATGCTCTAAATCAGGATGTCTCGATTCTGGTCGAATGCGGACCGGACGCCATCCTTGCAGGGATGGCCGGGGGATTGCGGCACCCTGGCAAACCGCAGGTGCTCCATACGCTTAGCCGCAAGAAAGATAACTGGGACACTTGGCTTGGCATGCTCGGTCAATTGTATTCCCTCGGAGCCAAGATAAATTGGACGGCTATGGAGCAAGGCAATCCCTACCATAAAGTGGCGCTGCCGGCCTATCCTTTTGAGCGTAAAACGTTCAAGCCTGATTTCGGAGAATCGTCCGGACACTCGCATGCTGCATACGGCCGCAGTTTGCTCCATGAATGGGTGTGGAAGCCCGAAACCCTCGCCGATGACTACCGACTGCCTGAAGGGGCAGTGCTGGTATGGAATGTTAGCCCGGACATCGGCAGGGAACTGGAGCGCTTGCTGGACCCTGAACGAAACCCTGTCTACTATCTGAGCTTCGGCGATAAGCTGCATTACGATGGAGAGCGCAGCTTTACAGTCCGGGTGGACGAGGCGGAGGATTATAGCGCTTTGCTGCAGCAAGTTCCGGGAACCTTAGCGGCTGTGGTCCATTTATCGAACTATTCACAGGACAAGCATCCAGCCAGCGCGCTTTTAAATGACAGCAGCGTCTTGAACGAAAGTTTCTATAGCCTGTTTCACTTGAGCCAAGCGATTGTCCGCCATGAGCTGAGCAATGTACAGCTTGTGATGGTAACCAACAAAGCTTTTATGCTGGAAGAGGATCAGGGAGCGGGCAATCCAGTACAAGCGGCAGCCGTAACGCTGGGCCAGGTGATTGATCTTGAGAATGAAGGAATCCGCGTCTCGGTGATTGACATGGACGGGGATGAATATCCGTTAGACCGGGATTTTGCAGCAGCCTTATCGAATGCGATGAAACAGCAGGCGGATACGGAGTCAATCGCTGCTATCCGCGGCGGAGTACGCTATGTGCGCGCCTTGGAGAAAATGTCCGCACAAGCGGACAGAGAGAGCATTGAACTGCACGATGGCGAAACCTATCTGATTACCGGAGGCACAGGGCTGGTCGGTAGCCGGATTGCCGCAGCGCTTGCCCGGCAGGCGCGGATAAATGTGGTGCTTACCGGCAGAAGGCAGCTTCCGCCGGACCACGAGCTCATTCAGGGGCTGGAAGAGCTGGGAGCAAAGGTGATGTATGCGGCCGTTGATGTAACCGATCAAGCGCAAATGGAGGATCTGCTGGGCAAAATCCATGCCGTCTATGGTTCCCTGCACGGCGTTATCCATGCTGCAGGTCAGCTGGAATACGCTCCGCATAAGCTTTTGACCCGAAGTCTTAGCGATATTGACAAAATGCTGGCTCCGAAATTAAACGGTACGGTCATTACCGATCTGGTAACCCGGCATGAGCCGCTGCGCTTCTTCGTGACATTGTCTTCCGTTTCGGCCTCCCGCAAAGCATGGGCCTCCGGACTTGGAGATTATGCTGCGGCCAACGCGTTCTTAAACGGTTATAGCTACTATCGGGCGAATGACAATGCTCCGGGGCGTTCCTTATCGATCAACTACTCCCTCTGGAAAGATACGGGAGCGGGAACGGAGTTTGGAGATCTCGTTCAGCTTACACTCAGGGCACAGGGGTTAAAGCCGCTTGCCCATGAGGAAGCCGCCGCCGCATTCCTGAGAGCCCTGGCTTCTAACGGGCCTGATATCATTCATATTCTGGATCTGCTGAAGGCCGAAGAGAAGAAGCCTTTCACAGCGCCGAAAACGGAGCGGACTTCGGTAGCGGCCGGTCCTCGCCGCCAGGCTTCCGTCTATCGTTCAGCGAGAGAAATCAGAGAGATCGTGTACCAAGCCATTGCCGAGCAGTTGCAGATTTCGGTCCGCAGCTTGGAGGTAGGCATGAATTTCATGGAGCTTGGACTTGATTCTGTAGGAGCGACCAAGGTTATTGCCGAGCTTGGCAGCAGATTGAACACTGAGCTGTATCCGACGCTTATTTTTGAATATCAGACGCCGGAAGCCCTATCTGCGCACATTGAAGAGATACTGACGATGGACCCTGCGGAAGTGACTGTTCAGGAAGGGGCCAGCGAAGCTAAGGAAAGCTGGAAGGAAGAAGAGCTGCAAGATATCGCTATCATCGGAATGGGCCTGCGCATACCGGGAGCGAATAACCAGGAGGAATATTGGGAGCTGCTGAGTACCGGCAGAAGCGCTATTCGCGAAGTGGCTGCCGGAAGATGGTCCAATGATGAGCATGTAAATACGGACGGGAATATGCTTCACACTACTTATTCCAGTCTGGGAGGCTTTATTGATGCTCCTTATGACTTTGATCCGTTATTTTTTGGAATGTCGCCCAAGGAAGCGGAAGCCGCCGATCCCCAGCAAAGAATCTTCCTGCAGATTGCCTGGGAAGCCTTGCAGCAGGGGGGGTATGGCGGAAAATACCGCACCCGTAAAATAGGGGTATTTGTAGGCTGCGAGCAGAACACCTACATGGAGCACTTTGCCAATTACCGCTCCTATATGCTGATTAAAAACCGCTTGGCGGACAGCCCGGCCTTCAGCCGGATGCATCCCGATGATCGCCGGGAGATTCTCGCCGGAATATCCGGTGTGCTGGAGCCGGCCCGTCTAGTCCCCGATGCCGTTGCCGGCAATGGCCTTAATGAGGTTGCGGCACGGGTAAGCCACTGCTTGAATCTTACAGGCCCCAGCCTGATTGTGAATTCCGCCTGCTCCTCTTCTCTGGTGGCGATCCACATGGCCTGCGAGAGCCTGCGGACCGGCCAATCGGAAATGGCGATTGCCGGCGGCGTGAATCTGAACTTAAGCCCGACGCCGTTCGTTTCCCTAAGCCGGGTAACCGCGCTGTCGCCGACTGGAGTTTGCTATCCGTTCGACAAAAGGGCAAATGGGATGGTACTGGGTGAAGGGGCGGGCGCTGTGCTGCTGAAGCCGCTTAAAGCAGCGCTAAGGGATGGCGATCACATCCATGCGGTGATAAAGGGCTCGGCCATTAACAATGACGGCCGCTCCCAGGGAATTACGGCGCCAAGGCCGCAAGGCCAGGCCGAGGTGATCCGGGAAGCTTTTCTCCGTACGGGAATTCATCCTGAAACGATTTCCTATATTGAGACGCACGGCACAGCCACTCCGCTGGGTGATCCCATTGAAATTGAGGGAATGACCCAGGCGTTCAACACCTTTACGGCCAAGAAACAATTCTGCGGAATCGGCTCGGTCAAATCCTCCGTTGGGCATATGCTCTCCGCCGCGGGTGTGACGAGTTTGATCAAGGTAGTTCTTGCTTTGAAGAATGAGACTCTGCCGCATACGGTGAATTATGAGCAGCCAAATCCGAATATTGATTTTGAGCATTCCCCGTTCTATGTTGTCGATAAGCACCCAAGACCATGGAAGGCGGAAGGAACCGCTCCGCTCCGGGCCAGTGTGAATGCCTTCGGATTTGGAGGAACCAATGCCCATGTCATTCTGGAGCAGGCGCCGCCGGTTCCGGTATCTGTCCCGGCCTCGTCGGACAACGGGCCGCACCTGCTGCTGCTTACAGGCAGAAATGAACAGGGCATCAGACAAGTTGCGGGAGAGCTCAGAGCGCATCTTGCGGAGCAGACCGATCTTAGCGCCGCATCTGTCTGCCATACTATGAATCTCTCACAGAAAGAGCTGTCCTTTAAAGCGGCGGCAGTCATTAAATCCAAAGAGCATTTGGCCAGCATTCTCTCCGCAGTGGAGAACGGTGAGACCTTCACGGAGATCAGCAGAGGACGCTCCAACCCGAACAGGTCTACCCCGGTCCATCTCATGCTGGACGGCAAGAAGACAGTGAGCGGCATAGAACTGGAAGCGCTCAGTGCACGTTTCCCAGGCTTTGGCTCTGCCTATCGGAAGGCGAAGCAAGAATCGGGTGATGGAGGCGAGGGGATTGAACGCTTTGCCGTGCAATATGCGGTTGGCAGCCTGCTGATAGATTTAGGTATTCGTCCTGCGGGTATCCTGGCTGAAGGTACGGGCATCCTCGCGGCACTAGTCCTAACGGGTCAACTTTCACTGCGGCAGGCCGCATTATTCATCCGGGACGGAAAAGAGCAGCCAAGTGAGACTCCATCCGGTGGCGAAGAGCTTGTGAAGTGTCCTGTTATCACACCTTCAGGGGCAATTAACCGGCATCTCACGGGCGGACTGTGGCCGTTTGTTACGGAAGCTTTTGGCCGCAAATTGGAGGAAAAGGACTATAAAGAAGCTTTGAGTGCGGGAGATGTGCTGCTCTACCCCGGAAGCCACTTTATTAACCTGCCTATTAGCAATAGCAATGAAGTCCAAGCCGTTAACCTCTCTATGGATGTAGATGCAGTGGAGAACATGCTGCGGGGGATGGCCAAGCTGTATGTTCTAGGAGTTCCTTTTGACCCGGCTGGACTGTTTAGTTCCCATGAGAGAAAAATCCTTTTGCCGACATACCCGTTCGCCAATGAGACCTATAAGGTGTCATTTGAGGAAGAGGTCGAGGCGTTTAAAACGGTTATCGCTCCGCATAAGGAACCGGCAGTTAAGGCGGGGCTCAAAAAAATAGAGGTATAA